One Oncorhynchus keta strain PuntledgeMale-10-30-2019 chromosome 22, Oket_V2, whole genome shotgun sequence DNA window includes the following coding sequences:
- the LOC118400666 gene encoding angiopoietin-related protein 4-like — protein sequence METSWDDVNVVAHWLLQLGQGLKEHIEKTKSQMRDISIKLKAFNGTVANLGRETKSLQEGGEALKTRAQEMVVNVSAEVHAGAEELRAERQRIHTRMDRLEERVDGMQQGRGLKLNNSSNNRSDYANLHWLLEAQNKRIDYLVDRRQQDKLGKQNIYLTGTPERGM from the exons ATGGAGA CCTCCTGGGATGACGTGAACGTGGTGGCCCACTGGCTTCTCCAGCTGGGCCAGGGACTCAAAGAACACATTGAGAAAACCAAGAGCCAGATGAGAGACATCTCCATCAAGCTGAAAGCCTTCAATGGCACAGTAGCCAACTTGGGCAGGGAGACCAAGAGCCTGCAGGAGGGTGGAGAGGCACtgaagaccagagcccaggagaTGGTGGTGAACGTGTCTGCTGAGGTGCATGCAGGTGCTGAGGAGCTGAGGGCAGAGCGCCAGAGAATCCACACCAGGATGGACAGGCTGGAAGAGCGGGTGGATGGAATGCAGCAAGGACGGGGGCTGAAGCTGAACAACAGCAGTAACAACCGCAGTGATTATGCCAACTTACACT GGTTATTGGAGGCACAGAATAAACGGATAGATTACCTGGTGGACAGAAGGCAACAGGACAAACTGGGGAAACAGAACATATACCTTACAGGCACTCCAGAGCGAGGCATGTAG